In Amia ocellicauda isolate fAmiCal2 chromosome 7, fAmiCal2.hap1, whole genome shotgun sequence, one genomic interval encodes:
- the cdk20 gene encoding cyclin-dependent kinase 20, whose translation MDQYSILGRIGEGAHGIVFKAKHIETGETVALKKVALRKLEEGIPSQALREIKALQEIEDNQYVVKLKSVFPHGTGFVLVFEYMLSDLSEVLRNSRRPLTESQVKGYMMMLLKGVAFCHENSIMHRDLKPANLLISSTGHLKIADFGLARLFSSHGDRLYSHQVATRWYRAPELLYGARKYDEGVDLWAVGCIFGELLNNSPLFPGENDIEQLCCVLRVLGTPNATVWPEITELPDYNKISFRENPPLPLQEVLPDASAQALDLLCRFLVYPSAQRCSARQALLHPYFFTEPLPAHHSELPIPQRGGGRSGQRLQSPYDFNVDRPLEESLVAPGLVQEHLRGRF comes from the exons ATGGATCAGTACAGTATACTGGGGCGGATCGGGGAAGGAGCCCACGGCATTGTCTTTAAAGCCAAACACATCGAG aCGGGGGAGACAGTGGCTCTGAAGAAGGTGGCCCTGAGGAAGCTGGAGGAGGGCATCCCCAGCCAGGCCCTGAGAGAGATCAAAGCCCTGCAGGAGATTGAAGACAACCAGTAT gtGGTGAAGTTGAAGAGCGTGTTCCCTCATGGCACGGGCTTCGTGCTGGTGTTCGAGTACATGCTGTCCGACCTGTCCGAGGTTCTGCGCAACTCCCGGCGGCCGCTGACCGAGTCACAGGTCAAGGGTTACATGATGATGCTGCTGAAGGGCGTGGCCTTCTGCCACGAGAACTCCATCATGCACAGG gaTCTGAAGCCGGCAAACCTGCTGATCAGCTCCACGGGGCACCTGAAGATTGCAGACTTTGGCTTGGCCCGCCTTTTCTCTAGCCACGGAGACCGCCTCTACAGCCACCAGGTGGCCACCAG GTGGTACCGAGCCCCAGAGCTCCTGTACGGAGCCCGGAAGTACGACGAGGGAGTGGACCTGTG GGCGGTGGGCTGTATTTTCGGGGAGCTGCTCAATAACTCCCCGCTGTTCCCGGGGGAGAATGACATCGAgcagctgtgctgtgtgctcagGGTCCTGGGCACGCCCAACGCCACCGTGTGGCCG GAGATCACAGAGCTGCCCGACTACAACAAGATCTCGTTCCGAGAGAACCCGCCCCTCCCCCTGCAGGAGGTCCTGCCCGATGCCTCGGCCCAGGCGCTCGACCTGCTGTGCCGCTTCCTGGTGTACCCGTCCGCCCAGCGCTGCTCAGCACGGCAG gCTCTGCTGCACCCCTACTTCTTCACAGAGCCCCTCCCGGCCCACCACTCGGAGCTGCCCATTCCCCAGCGCGGGGGGGGGCGCTCGGGCCAGCGGCTGCAGTCCCCCTACGACTTCAACGTGGACCGGCCCTTGGAGGAGAGCCTGGTGGCGCCCGGACTGGTCCAAGAGCACCTCCGGGGGAGGTTCTGA